A single window of Undibacterium sp. 5I1 DNA harbors:
- the hrpA gene encoding ATP-dependent RNA helicase HrpA — protein MREQVLTFRNPPPVITYPEELPVSGKRAEIAEALQKHQVIIVCGETGSGKTTQLPKICLELGRGLNGLIGHTQPRRIAASSTAKRIAQELNSPLGEHVGFKVRFNDTLTKGAYVKLMTDGILLAETQTDPLLRQYDTIIIDEAHERSLNIDFLLGYLKQLLPKRRDLKVIITSATIDAQRFANHFAEDSANPAGSEPKPAPVIEVSGRLYPVEVRYRPVQEDEKDKERDLMTAITDAVDELCRVGSGDVLVFLPGEREIRDAAEALRKHHPDHVEILPLFARLSAQEQERVFKVSNARRIVLATNVAETSLTVPGIRYVVDTGLARVKRYSYRNKVEQLQIEPVAQSAANQRAGRCGRVAAGVCIRLYEETDYIQRPKFTEPEILRSSLAAVILRMKSLHLTDVETFPFIEPPPGRAIADGYQLLQELGAMDEGNQLTPTGKQLAKLPLDPRVGRMILAARDHHALSEVLIIAAALSVQDPRDRPMEAQAAADLAHKKFADEKSEFNSYLKIWKWFEDAIEHKKTNRQLQDNCRANFLSQMRLREWRDVHSQLLTIVKEQAWRMNEAPATYEQLHMALLTGLLGNIGYKSDEEAHYLGARGIKFYIWPGSTLAKKAGRWVMAAELVDTTRLYGRCIAQLQPEWLEKIGGHLLKKSYGEPRWEKRTGQVSAFERATLYGLVVYSQRRIQYGLTHPAEAREIFIRDALVGGELDTRLPFFAHNQKLVREIENLEHKSRRLDVLVDDELIAAFYDKYIPAGVYNAVLLEQWHKDAVRENPKLLHLNKDELMRHEAAGITTDLFPKTMQVTGVALQLSYHFEPGSPRDGVTLSVPLFSLNQVSAERSEWLVPGMLKEKVHLLIKSLPQKIRRHCVPLPDYASGFCERNEFGTGNLIDVVIADIREQTGLLCKTTDFKSETLPVHLTMNFKVVDEHGRQLEMGRNLSTLRAEFGGQARESFQRIASAEKLALLESSSNTSNVKAVAAPNTHAAASRTQVSSATSTAKASTVQQAKLQENLTAWTFDELPELLEVQQGKQTLIGYPALVDKLTHCHIEVFDDPDEAARVHRTGMRRLFALQLKEQVKFLEKNIPGLQQMGMQYMVFGSQEELRDQIIQTAIERACLQHPLPSNSGEFNKRREEGKGRLNLLANEIARLAALILTEYHGLPKKLQGIKAHALAERDLQTQLQQLISKRFIAENDFTQLSHFPRYLKAITVRLEKLRADPARDAKLLAEWNSVAQPWQRMPRKSGADADPKLTEFRWLLEELRVSLFAQELRTPMPVSVKRLQKVWESLQR, from the coding sequence ATGCGGGAGCAAGTGCTAACGTTCCGCAACCCGCCGCCGGTCATTACTTACCCCGAAGAATTACCAGTTTCCGGCAAACGTGCCGAAATCGCTGAGGCTTTACAAAAGCATCAGGTCATCATCGTTTGTGGTGAAACCGGATCGGGCAAGACTACCCAGTTGCCAAAGATTTGTCTTGAGCTGGGACGCGGTCTGAACGGCTTGATTGGTCACACTCAGCCACGTCGTATTGCGGCCTCATCAACGGCCAAACGGATTGCGCAAGAGTTAAATTCGCCACTGGGTGAGCATGTTGGCTTCAAGGTACGTTTTAATGACACTTTGACCAAGGGTGCCTACGTCAAACTGATGACGGACGGTATTCTGCTGGCAGAGACGCAGACTGATCCGCTGCTTAGACAATACGACACGATCATCATCGATGAAGCGCATGAGCGCAGCCTGAACATCGATTTTCTGCTTGGTTATCTCAAGCAGCTACTACCCAAGCGCCGTGATCTGAAAGTTATCATCACATCGGCGACGATTGATGCGCAGCGCTTTGCCAATCACTTTGCTGAAGATTCTGCCAATCCGGCCGGATCGGAGCCTAAGCCAGCACCGGTGATAGAAGTATCCGGTCGCTTGTATCCGGTAGAAGTGCGTTATCGGCCAGTGCAAGAAGATGAAAAGGATAAAGAACGCGACCTGATGACAGCGATTACGGATGCGGTCGATGAGTTGTGTCGTGTCGGGTCTGGCGATGTACTGGTGTTTTTGCCAGGAGAGCGCGAGATCCGCGATGCTGCCGAAGCCTTGCGCAAACATCATCCAGACCATGTAGAAATTTTACCGCTGTTTGCCCGCTTGTCGGCGCAAGAGCAAGAGCGCGTATTCAAGGTCAGCAATGCGCGACGCATCGTGCTGGCGACAAACGTCGCAGAGACATCGCTGACGGTGCCTGGCATTCGCTATGTGGTTGATACCGGTCTGGCACGCGTCAAACGTTACAGCTACCGCAATAAGGTCGAGCAATTACAGATCGAGCCTGTTGCCCAGTCTGCGGCTAATCAGCGCGCAGGTCGTTGCGGCCGTGTCGCTGCGGGTGTCTGTATACGTTTGTATGAAGAGACCGATTATATCCAGCGGCCAAAATTTACAGAACCAGAAATTCTACGCTCGTCCTTGGCTGCTGTGATCTTGCGCATGAAGTCGCTGCATTTGACCGACGTTGAAACCTTTCCGTTTATCGAGCCGCCGCCCGGTCGTGCCATTGCGGATGGCTATCAGTTGCTGCAAGAATTAGGCGCGATGGATGAGGGCAATCAGCTCACGCCTACCGGCAAGCAACTCGCTAAATTACCGCTCGATCCCCGCGTCGGACGCATGATTCTGGCAGCGCGTGATCATCATGCGTTGAGCGAAGTACTGATCATTGCTGCCGCTTTGTCGGTACAAGACCCGCGTGATCGTCCGATGGAGGCGCAAGCTGCAGCGGATCTCGCTCACAAAAAATTCGCGGATGAAAAATCAGAATTTAACTCGTATCTCAAAATCTGGAAATGGTTTGAAGACGCGATAGAGCACAAAAAAACCAATCGTCAGTTACAAGATAATTGCCGCGCGAATTTTCTCTCGCAAATGCGGTTGCGGGAGTGGCGCGATGTCCATAGTCAATTGCTGACGATCGTGAAAGAACAAGCATGGCGCATGAATGAAGCGCCAGCGACGTATGAACAATTACACATGGCGCTGCTGACTGGTTTGCTTGGTAATATCGGCTACAAGTCGGATGAAGAGGCACATTATCTGGGTGCACGCGGCATCAAGTTTTATATCTGGCCGGGTTCTACTTTAGCGAAGAAGGCAGGACGTTGGGTGATGGCGGCAGAGCTGGTCGACACCACGCGTTTGTATGGCCGCTGCATCGCCCAATTGCAACCAGAATGGCTGGAGAAAATCGGCGGTCATCTACTGAAAAAATCCTACGGTGAACCCCGTTGGGAAAAACGTACCGGACAAGTCTCCGCATTCGAACGTGCAACTTTGTATGGCCTTGTGGTGTATAGCCAACGGCGTATTCAATATGGTTTGACGCATCCAGCCGAGGCACGTGAAATTTTTATCCGTGATGCGCTGGTCGGTGGTGAGCTGGATACTCGTTTGCCTTTCTTTGCACACAACCAAAAGCTAGTGCGCGAGATTGAAAACTTAGAGCATAAATCCCGCCGCTTGGATGTATTGGTGGATGATGAGTTGATCGCAGCGTTCTATGACAAATATATTCCTGCTGGTGTGTACAACGCTGTATTGCTGGAACAATGGCATAAGGACGCAGTGAGGGAAAATCCCAAGCTGCTGCACCTGAACAAAGATGAATTGATGCGCCATGAGGCAGCAGGCATCACGACGGATTTATTCCCTAAAACGATGCAAGTAACGGGCGTCGCGCTGCAACTCAGTTATCACTTTGAACCAGGTAGCCCGCGTGATGGTGTTACGTTAAGCGTGCCCTTGTTCTCATTGAATCAAGTATCTGCGGAGCGTAGCGAATGGCTGGTGCCCGGTATGCTCAAAGAAAAAGTGCATTTGCTGATCAAGTCTTTGCCGCAAAAAATCCGTCGTCATTGTGTACCGCTGCCAGATTATGCATCAGGTTTTTGTGAGCGCAATGAGTTTGGTACCGGTAATTTAATCGACGTGGTGATCGCAGATATCCGTGAGCAAACAGGTTTGCTGTGTAAAACGACGGATTTTAAGTCTGAGACTCTGCCGGTTCATTTGACGATGAATTTTAAGGTGGTTGACGAGCACGGCCGTCAGTTAGAAATGGGACGTAATCTGTCGACCTTACGCGCCGAGTTTGGCGGACAAGCGAGGGAGAGTTTTCAGCGAATTGCTTCTGCTGAAAAATTAGCCTTGTTGGAGTCCAGTAGCAATACGTCTAATGTGAAGGCGGTCGCTGCTCCTAATACTCATGCTGCAGCGAGCCGTACTCAAGTATCGTCCGCGACGTCAACGGCAAAAGCTAGCACGGTACAGCAAGCAAAACTGCAAGAGAATTTGACCGCCTGGACTTTTGATGAACTGCCAGAATTGCTCGAAGTACAACAGGGTAAACAAACGCTGATCGGTTATCCAGCGTTGGTTGATAAGCTCACGCATTGCCATATCGAGGTCTTCGACGATCCTGATGAAGCAGCTCGTGTGCATCGTACAGGCATGCGGCGTCTGTTCGCTTTGCAATTGAAAGAGCAAGTCAAATTTCTGGAGAAAAATATCCCGGGTTTGCAGCAAATGGGTATGCAGTACATGGTCTTTGGTTCGCAAGAAGAGTTACGTGACCAGATTATTCAGACCGCGATCGAACGGGCTTGTTTACAGCATCCTTTACCAAGTAATTCTGGTGAGTTTAATAAGCGCAGAGAAGAGGGCAAAGGGCGCTTAAATTTACTCGCCAATGAAATCGCCAGACTTGCCGCACTGATTTTGACCGAATATCATGGCTTACCAAAAAAACTGCAAGGCATTAAAGCGCATGCGCTTGCCGAGAGGGATTTGCAAACACAGCTGCAACAACTGATCAGCAAACGCTTTATTGCTGAGAATGACTTCACACAGTTGTCGCATTTTCCGCGGTATCTGAAAGCGATCACAGTACGCTTAGAAAAGTTGCGGGCGGACCCGGCACGCGACGCCAAATTGCTGGCTGAATGGAATAGCGTTGCCCAGCCCTGGCAAAGAATGCCGCGTAAATCGGGTGCCGATGCCGATCCTAAATTGACTGAGTTCCGTTGGTTGTTGGAGGAGTTGCGAGTCTCTTTATTCGCCCAAGAGTTGCGTACCCCGATGCCTGTGTCAGTCAAGCGCTTGCAGAAAGTGTGGGAGAGTTTGCAGCGCTGA
- a CDS encoding helix-turn-helix transcriptional regulator, protein MSLAQPADHYGRNIPMVAPAFFRMADVIRITALSRATLYRRIAEGKFPPPVHLGGRACGWTPTALQAWVDDPAGYSIVIAPSQHLAE, encoded by the coding sequence ATGTCTCTCGCACAACCTGCCGACCACTACGGCCGTAACATACCGATGGTGGCCCCGGCATTCTTCCGCATGGCCGACGTGATACGCATTACTGCGTTAAGCCGCGCCACCTTGTACCGACGCATCGCAGAAGGGAAATTCCCGCCACCCGTTCATCTCGGGGGACGGGCATGCGGCTGGACGCCGACGGCGCTCCAAGCCTGGGTCGATGATCCGGCAGGCTATTCGATCGTCATTGCCCCATCCCAACACCTGGCCGAGTGA
- the xth gene encoding exodeoxyribonuclease III: MKIATWNVNSLKVRLPQVLTWLESNPVDILCVQETKLTDDKFPQAEIEAAGYHVAFTGQKTYNGVAIISRHAISDVQKNNPLFPDEQQRIIAATIEGVRIVCAYVPNGQALDSEKYPYKLSWLAALHQWIQQELQQYPQLALLGDYNIAPEDRDVHDPAAWEGMNLVSPPERAALQALVDLGLKDSFRMFEQADKSFSWWDYRQLGFRLNKGVRIDHILLSAPLAARCTACVIDKVPRKWEQPSDHAPVIATLD, encoded by the coding sequence ATGAAAATTGCCACCTGGAATGTTAACTCCCTTAAGGTTCGCTTACCGCAAGTATTGACCTGGCTAGAGAGCAATCCCGTCGATATACTCTGCGTACAAGAAACCAAACTCACGGATGATAAATTTCCACAGGCGGAGATTGAGGCTGCGGGTTATCACGTGGCTTTTACCGGACAAAAAACCTACAACGGCGTCGCCATCATCTCGCGCCATGCGATCAGCGATGTGCAGAAAAACAATCCGCTGTTCCCTGATGAGCAACAACGCATCATTGCCGCCACGATCGAAGGGGTACGCATCGTTTGTGCGTATGTGCCGAACGGACAGGCGCTGGACTCGGAGAAATATCCCTACAAATTAAGCTGGCTCGCCGCACTGCATCAATGGATACAACAAGAGTTACAACAATATCCGCAATTAGCGTTGCTGGGTGACTACAACATTGCCCCCGAAGATAGGGACGTGCATGATCCCGCTGCTTGGGAAGGGATGAATTTAGTCTCTCCACCGGAGCGCGCCGCGTTGCAAGCATTGGTTGATCTGGGTCTGAAAGACAGTTTCAGAATGTTTGAACAGGCAGATAAATCTTTTAGCTGGTGGGATTATCGCCAGTTGGGTTTCCGCTTGAACAAAGGTGTGCGTATCGACCATATTCTGTTGTCGGCGCCGCTGGCAGCACGTTGCACCGCTTGCGTCATCGACAAAGTACCGCGTAAATGGGAGCAACCATCTGACCACGCACCGGTGATTGCAACCCTGGATTGA
- a CDS encoding DUF2274 domain-containing protein, with amino-acid sequence MSISTSKLRLGPLPKTATIKVTFACTSALKTELDRYAALHAKTFGEPIDTATLIPHMLEAFMERDRVFKRSSRSGQSSPLIIHAKPTHHVSDSDTPEPVHSKK; translated from the coding sequence ATGAGCATATCCACCAGCAAGCTGCGGCTAGGGCCACTGCCCAAGACCGCGACCATCAAGGTCACTTTCGCCTGCACAAGTGCGCTCAAGACGGAGTTGGACCGATATGCGGCGTTGCATGCGAAGACCTTCGGCGAGCCCATCGACACCGCCACGCTGATCCCGCACATGCTGGAAGCATTCATGGAGCGTGATCGAGTGTTCAAGCGATCCAGTCGGTCGGGCCAATCCAGCCCCCTGATCATCCATGCCAAGCCAACGCATCATGTGAGCGATTCGGATACACCTGAACCAGTTCATTCGAAGAAATGA
- the argA gene encoding amino-acid N-acetyltransferase: protein MENPVQFVQWLRSVAPYIHAFRGKTFVVAFPGELVMAGALPVLAQDLSLLHALGIKIVIVHGSRPQVAEQLALRSVEGKFHNGIRITDTAALECSKEAAGELRLDIEAAFSQGLPNTPMAHSAIRIISGNFVTAKPIGIVDGVDFGLTGIARKVAYETIHAILGAGSLVLLGPLGFSPTGEAFNLTMEDVAVATATALRADKLIFISETPMMLDKDNDEMRELSSVQAEQEIKANYLPADSSFYLEHAVKASRSGVPRVHIVPYKLDGSALLELFTHDGVGTMVSYENLESLREATIEDVGGIIKLIEPLEADGTLVKRGRELIEREINYFSVIEHDGVIFGCAALYPFPMEKMGEMACLTVNPDVQSQGDGERILKHMEKRARRAGFHSLFVLTTRTEHWFLKRGFVKATVDDLPKNRQKMYNWQRKSLVLIKQL from the coding sequence ATGGAAAATCCTGTTCAATTCGTTCAATGGCTGCGCTCAGTCGCGCCTTATATTCACGCCTTCCGTGGCAAAACCTTTGTGGTCGCCTTCCCCGGTGAACTGGTTATGGCGGGCGCTTTGCCTGTACTGGCGCAAGATCTGTCGCTTTTGCATGCACTGGGGATCAAAATTGTCATCGTGCATGGCTCACGACCGCAAGTAGCAGAACAATTGGCCCTGCGCAGTGTGGAAGGCAAATTTCACAACGGCATACGCATCACGGACACTGCAGCACTGGAATGCTCCAAAGAGGCTGCAGGAGAGTTGCGACTGGATATTGAGGCTGCGTTTAGCCAAGGTTTGCCAAATACGCCAATGGCACACTCCGCGATCAGGATTATCTCTGGTAATTTTGTCACTGCTAAACCGATTGGTATTGTGGATGGTGTTGATTTTGGCTTGACTGGGATTGCGCGCAAAGTCGCCTACGAGACCATCCATGCCATTCTGGGTGCTGGGAGTCTGGTATTGCTTGGTCCACTGGGATTTTCGCCGACTGGTGAAGCATTTAACCTGACCATGGAGGATGTTGCGGTTGCAACAGCGACCGCACTGAGGGCAGATAAGCTCATCTTTATCAGCGAAACACCGATGATGCTCGACAAAGATAATGATGAGATGCGCGAGCTGTCATCGGTACAGGCTGAGCAAGAAATCAAAGCGAATTATCTGCCGGCGGATTCTTCGTTTTATCTGGAACACGCTGTAAAGGCGTCACGCAGTGGCGTGCCTCGGGTGCATATCGTGCCGTACAAACTGGATGGTTCTGCCTTACTAGAGTTGTTTACGCATGATGGCGTCGGTACGATGGTCAGTTATGAAAATCTGGAAAGCCTGCGCGAAGCCACGATTGAAGATGTCGGCGGCATTATCAAACTGATCGAACCTCTAGAGGCCGACGGTACACTGGTCAAACGCGGCCGTGAGCTGATCGAACGCGAGATTAATTACTTCTCCGTGATTGAACATGATGGCGTCATCTTTGGTTGCGCAGCACTGTACCCCTTCCCGATGGAAAAAATGGGAGAAATGGCTTGCCTGACGGTCAATCCCGATGTGCAAAGCCAGGGCGACGGTGAACGAATTCTCAAACATATGGAAAAACGGGCAAGACGGGCTGGTTTCCATTCACTTTTCGTACTGACGACAAGAACTGAGCATTGGTTTTTAAAACGCGGTTTTGTCAAAGCGACCGTTGATGATCTGCCGAAGAACCGCCAAAAAATGTATAACTGGCAGCGTAAATCGTTGGTACTAATTAAGCAGTTATAA
- the trbF gene encoding conjugal transfer protein TrbF, whose amino-acid sequence MLFKRPQVRYSETPEPVTPYQAAAQVWDQRIGSARVQAKNWRLMAFGCLSLALLMAGGLVWRSAQSIVTPYVVEVAAGGQVRAVGEAATPYKPNDAQIAYHLARFVTDVRSLSIDPIVVRQNWLEAYDYTTDKGAATLNDYARTNDPFARIGQTSTAVEITSVVRASESSFQVRWIERNYANGSPSGTERWTAMLSVVLQPPRTEERLRKNPLGIYVNGLSWSRELDATEGVKKP is encoded by the coding sequence ATGCTATTCAAACGACCCCAGGTGCGCTACTCGGAAACGCCCGAGCCTGTCACTCCCTACCAAGCCGCTGCGCAGGTCTGGGATCAGCGTATCGGCAGCGCCCGCGTGCAGGCGAAGAACTGGCGGTTGATGGCCTTCGGCTGTCTATCGTTGGCATTGCTGATGGCGGGCGGTCTGGTGTGGCGCTCAGCGCAATCCATCGTCACGCCGTATGTGGTGGAGGTGGCCGCCGGTGGCCAGGTGCGCGCGGTCGGCGAAGCGGCCACGCCGTACAAGCCGAACGACGCGCAGATTGCCTACCACCTGGCGCGCTTCGTCACCGACGTGCGTTCGCTGTCGATCGATCCGATCGTCGTCCGCCAAAACTGGCTCGAAGCCTACGACTACACGACGGACAAGGGTGCGGCCACGCTGAACGACTACGCACGCACCAACGATCCATTCGCGCGCATCGGCCAAACCTCGACGGCGGTGGAGATCACCAGTGTGGTTCGCGCCAGCGAATCCTCGTTCCAGGTGCGCTGGATCGAACGTAACTATGCGAACGGCTCGCCATCGGGCACCGAGCGCTGGACCGCCATGTTGTCCGTGGTGTTGCAGCCGCCACGCACCGAAGAACGACTGCGCAAAAACCCGCTGGGAATCTATGTCAACGGCCTGTCCTGGAGCCGTGAACTCGACGCAACTGAAGGAGTGAAGAAACCATGA
- the trbG gene encoding P-type conjugative transfer protein TrbG: MKTQIRIVALPLILSATLATVTGCATHGQPPPDITLDESVAAHALPEPPKPIEIVEVPKPLPLPEQLKALRNAPEDKPASESPDEKTRVARANAEARVAPSREGYINAIQVWPYADGALYQVYTSPGRVTVIALQQGEELVTVSAGDTVRWIVGDTASGAGASLRVNILVKPTRIGLKTNLVITTNRRTYLLELSSTPQAWMASASWDYPKDRLLALQKQAQQARTAAPVDSGLSLEQIKFRYAITGDNPPWKPLRAFDDGERVYIQFPAAIAQGELPPLFVIGAQGDGQLVNYRFRSPYYVVDRLFGAAELRLGADKAAVVRIERTDGVGSTARRH, from the coding sequence ATGAAAACACAAATCCGTATTGTCGCTTTGCCGTTGATCCTGAGTGCCACCTTGGCAACCGTCACCGGCTGCGCCACGCATGGACAGCCGCCACCTGACATCACGTTGGATGAATCTGTCGCCGCGCACGCGTTGCCTGAGCCGCCCAAACCCATCGAGATAGTCGAGGTGCCGAAACCGCTGCCGCTGCCCGAGCAGTTGAAGGCCTTGCGCAACGCACCCGAGGACAAACCGGCGAGCGAATCACCCGATGAGAAAACTCGCGTAGCACGCGCCAATGCTGAAGCGCGGGTGGCCCCCAGCCGCGAAGGTTACATCAACGCGATCCAGGTCTGGCCTTATGCGGACGGCGCGCTGTATCAGGTCTACACCAGTCCGGGCCGCGTCACCGTCATCGCCTTGCAGCAGGGCGAGGAGTTGGTGACGGTCTCGGCCGGCGACACTGTGCGCTGGATCGTCGGCGACACGGCCAGCGGTGCGGGCGCCAGCCTGCGCGTGAACATCCTCGTGAAACCAACGCGCATTGGATTGAAGACGAATCTGGTCATCACCACCAATCGCCGTACCTACCTGCTCGAATTGTCTTCGACGCCGCAAGCATGGATGGCGTCCGCATCGTGGGACTATCCGAAAGACCGCCTGCTGGCCTTGCAGAAGCAGGCTCAACAGGCTCGGACGGCAGCGCCGGTAGACTCCGGCTTGTCGCTGGAGCAGATCAAGTTCCGCTACGCGATCACCGGCGACAACCCACCGTGGAAGCCGCTGCGCGCCTTCGACGATGGCGAGCGGGTATATATCCAGTTCCCCGCTGCCATCGCGCAGGGCGAATTGCCGCCGCTGTTCGTGATCGGAGCGCAGGGTGATGGCCAGCTCGTGAACTACCGCTTCCGCTCGCCGTACTACGTGGTGGATCGGTTGTTCGGTGCGGCCGAGTTGCGGCTGGGCGCTGACAAGGCCGCCGTTGTTCGCATCGAGCGCACCGATGGTGTGGGTAGTACGGCACGGAGGCATTGA
- a CDS encoding TrbI/VirB10 family protein: protein MSTPATPPPTGPNKADPDTMALRASPRPVTRLNRRMLAVLAGTLGAVVLGGTLWSLQSHKRERNAGSELYNVDRVSHAENLDQLPKDYSKVPVAAKPVPVLGEPLPGDLGPAIVAQRNAGAPAQTGRIAQPGDAEEAAHSGVFFRSGAVKAAPSPTASSPMPESVSGNQPFNPMAPAVASAQPTDPTAVQNRQDQKQAFVATGGDTATRNPASLQLPASPYQVMAGTIIPAALVTGINSDLPGQVIANVTEAVYDTATGRFLLIPQGSRLIGRYDSQVSFGQRRVLLVWTRLILPDTSSISLDRLPGIDPAGYAGLEDGVDWHWDRILAGAALSTLLGVGAELAAPDRTGSDSKIIIATRQSGQDTANQVGQEITKRNVSIQPTLTIRPGFPMRVMVNKDLILRPYQPLFFQRGSSQ from the coding sequence ATGAGCACGCCTGCCACGCCACCACCAACCGGGCCGAATAAGGCCGACCCGGACACCATGGCTCTGCGCGCTTCGCCGCGCCCGGTCACGCGACTGAACCGGCGCATGCTGGCCGTCCTTGCGGGAACCCTGGGTGCGGTCGTCTTGGGCGGCACACTGTGGTCGCTGCAATCGCACAAGCGCGAGCGCAACGCGGGCTCCGAACTGTACAACGTGGATCGTGTCTCGCATGCCGAGAACCTCGACCAATTGCCCAAGGACTATTCCAAGGTGCCGGTGGCTGCCAAGCCGGTGCCCGTTTTGGGCGAGCCACTGCCGGGCGACTTGGGTCCGGCCATAGTGGCGCAGCGTAATGCGGGAGCGCCTGCGCAGACTGGGCGCATTGCGCAGCCGGGCGATGCCGAAGAGGCGGCACATTCCGGGGTTTTCTTTCGCAGCGGTGCGGTGAAAGCAGCGCCGTCACCCACTGCCAGTTCGCCCATGCCCGAGTCGGTATCTGGCAACCAGCCATTCAATCCGATGGCCCCTGCGGTCGCATCGGCGCAACCGACCGACCCGACGGCGGTGCAGAACCGGCAGGATCAGAAGCAGGCGTTTGTCGCCACTGGCGGCGACACCGCGACCCGCAATCCGGCCAGCTTGCAACTGCCAGCCTCACCCTACCAGGTGATGGCGGGCACCATCATTCCGGCAGCACTGGTGACGGGTATCAATTCCGACCTGCCGGGACAGGTCATCGCAAACGTCACCGAGGCGGTCTACGACACGGCCACAGGTCGCTTCCTGCTGATTCCGCAGGGCTCGCGTCTGATCGGCCGCTACGACAGCCAGGTGTCATTCGGTCAGCGGCGCGTGTTACTTGTGTGGACACGGTTGATCCTGCCCGATACCTCATCCATTTCGCTCGACCGCTTGCCCGGCATCGACCCAGCTGGCTATGCCGGACTGGAAGATGGCGTCGATTGGCATTGGGATCGCATCCTTGCCGGTGCGGCGCTGTCCACGCTACTCGGCGTGGGTGCTGAACTGGCCGCGCCTGATCGCACCGGCAGCGATAGCAAGATCATCATCGCCACGCGCCAGAGTGGGCAGGACACGGCAAACCAGGTCGGTCAGGAGATCACCAAACGCAATGTGAGCATCCAGCCGACGCTCACTATCCGGCCCGGCTTCCCGATGCGGGTCATGGTGAACAAGGATCTGATCCTTCGGCCATATCAACCGCTGTTCTTCCAGAGGGGATCGTCGCAATGA
- a CDS encoding oxidative damage protection protein, producing the protein MARTVHCIKLDKEAEGLDFPPYPGELGKKIYESVSKEAWAAWLKHQTMLVNENRLNLADTRARKYLATQMEKHFFGDGADAATGYVPPTE; encoded by the coding sequence ATGGCCCGTACGGTCCACTGCATTAAATTAGACAAAGAAGCTGAAGGTTTAGATTTTCCTCCGTATCCGGGCGAACTCGGTAAGAAAATTTACGAAAGTGTGTCCAAAGAAGCCTGGGCAGCCTGGCTTAAACATCAGACGATGTTGGTCAACGAAAACCGTCTGAATTTAGCGGATACCCGCGCCCGTAAATATCTGGCAACACAAATGGAAAAACATTTCTTTGGCGATGGCGCAGATGCCGCAACTGGCTATGTACCACCGACTGAATAA